The genomic segment GGAATTCAACCAAAGGATATTCAATTCCTTATTGATAAGGGAGCAGTTAATATTGTTCTGGCAACAGGCATGAATAGTCGCCTGAAAGTATCTGATGCAGCAATTGAGTTTTTAGAGAAAACCGGGATAGAATATTGCATTCTTTCAACAGAAGATGCTGTAAAGGAATATAACCGGCTTGCTTCAACAATACCTGTGGGAGGACTTTTTCACACGACATGTTAGAACGTTACCATAATATTCGCATAATTGTTGTCGGTACAAGCTGTTCAGGCAAGACAACTCTTGCAAGAAAACTATCTGCCAGGTTAGAATTACCCCATATTGAAATGGATGCTCTATACTGGGACTGTAACTGGACGGAAAGACCAGAAAGTGAATTCATTGAACTTGTTGAAAATACTGTAATGCAGAAATCATGGGTCATGGATGGCAATTATAGAATTGTCCGGGATATTGTGTGGGGCAGAGCAAACATACTGATATGGCTGAATTATCCCTTCCTTACAATTTTATATCAGGCTTTAATGCGTACCATCTCAAGAGCCATAACTAAAGAAGAATTATTTTCAGGAAACCGGGAATCTTTTGTAATGTCATTTTGCAGCAAAGAATCAATACTGCTGTGGGTATTAAAATCATATCCAAGACGTAAACGTGAGTATCCGATGCTTTTTAAATCAGGTAAATATTCGCATCTCAGAATAATTGAATTAAAAACTCGAAGGCAGACGGATGATTTTTTGCAGGCAATTTGAGAAGAAGAGAATTAACTTTTATGAAAAAATCAGATTACAGAAATACATATCACCGATTAGTTACAGAAGCTAATCTTGAAAAAATAAAACAGATATTAAATGAACATGGATACTACGACACAAATACAGTTGAGCAAATTAAATATGAAGAAAAGGATAACCTTTCATATTATATTTTAAATGTTGATTCTACAAAATATATTGGCCAGAGCGCATATGCCATGTTAGATGGTATTTTTGTAAAGATCAATTCTATTATCCGGCAGTGGGAGGGTATATTCTATCTTCCAATAATGATTATCAGAAAAGTAACAAATGAAAACTTGAAGCCATACATAAATCTGGATATGCATAAAATACACGAATTGATTCATCTTCAATACATAATAGATCATATTCATAAAAATCCTGATTACATAGAAGAAGCCAGGATATACAATGCAGGCAGTTGTTCTTATGCAGATATCAAGAAAAGTATCAAATTTGAGTTGACTAAATTATTCTTCAATGAGCTGCCTGCTTTTGTCGCAGACTTTGAAAATGGAGAGAGGGATTATTATTTATACTCAGATGGAATGGCTTCATTGGCTACATCTGACAATAAAGATGAATATGTTCAATATAATCTGGCGTAATATATGGCAAAGCTGAGAGCAGCTTATATTAGCAGATTTCCTGACAAAAAAAAGGAAATAAGCGACTATATAGCAGATGAAGTTAATAAACAGGGTAAAGAGATATTTGGTTATATAAATACAATGGAAAAACTTGCAATTATTCTTTTCAAATTCATGTTTATAGCTGAAAAATACGGCAAACATTTTGAATTGGATGAATGTCATATATAACCGTTTAATACTTGATAAAAAAATTATCCACTACACGGCAGGCATCTGGAAAACATCAGACAATATTTTTTATTATGTGCCGGAAAAGGAATGCAAAATTCTTCTGGCTCATAATCCTGATACAGACGTTTTATTCAGCGTTGCTCTGCATCCGCCTCAGTATTTCCGCTTATGTTCTCTTCCATCAATACAATTCTTATAATATAATTCTTTCATGATTTTTCAAAAACGGTAACAAAATTTCTGATTCCTTCGGAAGAATTCCGGTAAGTGCCAGAAAAAGAATGGCATTGTTTTTAAACCCTGCTATATAATATCCTAAATTGGAACACTATAACTAACCCCTCTTAAGCACAAGTAATATCTACCAGTTATACCCTTCAGGAAATAATGCTTGATAACCAGTCAATAACAGGTTTACGTCTTAAATCATCCCAATTAAATTGATTTCTGTAACTTCTCAAACACGCATAGCATGATGACTCAAGATCATTGCATGCTGGATCTTTGCAGTTTTTTACAACATCCAGTGTTGCTTCGAGACATACTTTCAGATTTTCTATAATTCTTTTCAGATAACCGGCTCCTCCGGGTATTCGGTCATAAATTATCAATTCTGCATCTGATTCGGTTTCAGGTATTCGTGCGTATAATCCGTCAAGATCATTGGAGGCAATATTTAGTTTTCTGGTCACTCCATTAAGGAAAGCTGAAAGGAAAGATATCCAGAAAATCCTCTCGGAAACGGCAGGAGAGTTGGTAAAACGAAGTTCCAATACATCGGTTCTGAATTCATTGGCAAGATCAACAGGCTTTATTTGCAACGATCCTGCCGAACACCTGTTTCCCCATGGTGTATCATGTGCTTTGCCATTGCCGCTTTCAATCAGACTCCCGCATTTCATACAAATTCTGAACTGTTTTCTTTTATAGCCCATATTTGCTCTGAAAAGCCTGCCTTCTCTTTTTAATGCATATTTTACAGTGTTGATATCAGGATGTACGGTAAATTCATCATGCCCGGCACCTTCCACAAGAAAAACCTCTGTATTTGGAGGTGGAAGGATTCGCCGAAATTTGGGATCAAGCACAGGGTCTTTGACAGATGTGCTAAACCCTTCGGGAATGATATAAATTCTCTGTCTGGGATAATTTCTTCCGCAATCACATTTTTTTGGGATGCTTTTTGATATAATTGGAAACTGCTTTAATATTCTGCATTCACCGCAAGATACATATTTTTTAGGTTCAAACTGAGTTCCTTCCAACGAACCTCTTCTACCCACAACCCCTTTGCTTTTGAAGATTTTACCATCAGCAATGATTTCCGCACCCGGTGCATACTCAGATATTCCGATATCCCTGTCACGGGTCAGGCTCATCTTATCTTGCCATTGCGGTTGAAGTACTCTCAGTTCGACAACATCCTGGGGAAATGCATAACCCGGCAGCCAGGAGACTTTGCTTAAAAAATCTATCAGACGCTGTTCAGTGAACCTTTTCTTATAATTTTCAATATTGCCAATACAATTGTAGATAAAACTTTTGTATTTATTATTGTCACCCGCTTTCTCTGCTTCTCCTTTCAGTTCTTCAATTTGTTGCTCATAATCTTCAATAGTCAATTGTATATGTCTTTGAAAAACAGATTTATCATTTTCAGCATACAAAGCGGTAAGTGAATTATTATATGCTGTTTCCGGAGCAAGGCGGGATTCACCTGGGATAATTCTGGATAAAGCATTAATGATTTTATCTTTATTCTTCTCCATCCAGACAGGGAATTTCGATGCTGAAGAATTGCCGGAATCTGGAGACAAAAAGAAATCCTTTATTAATACCTTATCTCCAATATCCTGATTTGAATCATCTTTCAAATATTGTCCCAATAAGAAAGAATTGACATGACGCTGGGCCAGGATATCATTTTCCAGATTAAGATAAGGAATATCCACTTTACCGGAAATAATTTCCAGAGGATTACCGAAATGATACTGATCATGAGGTAGTTTTCTGGCGAATGTCACCACATATGAAACCCCGTCATTTCGCCTTCCCACACGTCCTGCTCTCTGGATGTAATTGGCAGGGGATGGGGGAATGTTTCGCAGCATTGTGACTTTCAAAGCGCCCACATCCACTCCCATTTCAAATGTCGTGGAACAACTCAGCACATTGACCATTCCTTTTTTGAAATCTTCCTGATATTGCCTTGAACTTCTGAGTTGAAGCTGTGCCGTATGTTCCTTCACCTCAAGGGGTAGCGGCTCCGTTTTATATCTCTGTCTTTGATGATTGTTTTGAAATGAGGTTTCAAGAGCTGATGGGCTTATAATTTCCAGTTTACCGGGACAATCAGGCGAAGGACAAAGATTTTTAAAACTCATAGCTTGGGGAACAATATGTCCGCAATTCTGACAACGGAGCCAGGATTTTGGAATTTCCAGAAGTATCCGTTCCCCGTTTAATTTTCTTTTTCCGTATCCGGCATCTATAAGAACCGAATCACTGGGATCGTTTTCATCAAATAGAGCATCCCATATGATATCTAATATTTCAGACAGTCGATCACTATCTGCATCTGCATCCATTCCTGTCCATTTGCAAAGTAATTTAAGCTGACGGCTTCTGTTTATTGCCATCCTTTTGGCAAATTTTGTTTGAGCATGATAGGGATTCCATCGGGATATACTGGATTGTGATTGTGAACGATGAAACGTAGCATCTGAAATGACCCTGCTGATATGGTGACTCTGGACAGAATCTATGAATCGGACAGCTTTTCGTGCCATAAAAATATTCAGCAATAACTGAATTGCAGACAGATAATCGTCATTTTGCTGACAGAGTTCAGATAATTTTTTACGAAGATTTTCCTTTTCGTCTTCAAGAATCTCAACAAATACAGAACAAAGAGCTAAACCCATCAATTTATTTCTCTGGCGCATTGAATTACAAAAATGGCGATAAAGGGAAATCAGACAATTAGATTTCAACTGGCGGCGAATGGCGTGCCCGATTTTCCGGGAAGGAGAAATTCTGTAAGTCTCATTTTCTTCACCAATGTTATCCCATGTCACCACATAAGGGGAATTTTTTGAAAGTTGAACAAATTTATCCGCTACTTCATCAAAGGATGCCACATTATTATTCTGAACACATTGCAATATGGCTTCCAAAAGGGGTTGCTGATAAGCGCTTTCACATGCTGTTCTTTTCAGATATGGAGCAAAAAATGCTGCTCTCTGACGACTGTCTGAAAAGGCTAACAAACGTCTGCCCCATGCCGGTTTGTCTTTTGCATTTTCCGATTTGGGTATATTGCGCATGGCTATATCCGTTAGGACAGCAGTCGGTGCATCATCCGCAGTGATAAAGGTGCGGGTAACTCCGTCAAAAGCTCCAGATTCTCCTCCGCAACGGGGACATTTGTTTATTTCCTGTTCATGACATTCGATTATTCTCAGTTTTAAAGTGTTTTTCCCGCAATCACACATTTTTTTTTCTATTTCCGAGTAAATGCCGCAGGTACATACATATGCATATCTGTTTTTAGCCTCGTCGTCATTTTCAGTATCTTGCCCACTGTCATCAATCTCAGTTCCATCCCACCATGTCAGATTTCTCTTTTTAGTGTCTGACTGTACCGGTGGAGCAAGAGCGTACCATCTGTTATCGTTAATATACAAAGACAATACCGGAAGACCACAATGCCAGCAGACAGCAAGAGGAAAAACTTTGGATTCACAAACAGGACAAGTTCTTAAAGATTCGAGGCTGAAATTACTCCACCGGCTATCCTGATGAGAATTTTTGGCAGAACAGTCAGGGGAAAGGCATACGCTTGCACCGTTTAATCCCCTGAAGAAAATATGTATCTTTGTACCAAGAAGTGGAGCTGATTCAGGCGATG from the Desulfonema limicola genome contains:
- a CDS encoding Mth938-like domain-containing protein, which translates into the protein MMKSPIIEAIQWGSMKLEGYPSGRDFMIYPGGAKSWDWNESNTSHEKGIQPKDIQFLIDKGAVNIVLATGMNSRLKVSDAAIEFLEKTGIEYCILSTEDAVKEYNRLASTIPVGGLFHTTC
- a CDS encoding DEAD/DEAH box helicase, whose product is MEKEINLLHFSNELIETYRRYLFSATPISEDEPELKEEFWKRIEEFHFFNGPYIQYQPSYTRSIPFAELFTRSDNLSLDTKLKSCFKSEDLDRPEFRLYTHQADALVKSKQGENILIATGTGSGKTECFLLPILDDAIKNPGPGIRSIIIYPMNALANDQLDRLTHMLRQFANDEVTFGRYTGETPWNEEDAQKKYPDYESISCERFTREEIRENPPHILLTNFAMLEYLLIRPKDIEIFRHQKLRYIVLDEAHTYRGAQGIEIALLMRRLQEAFKERELRYFLTSATFTSGISEDVKTELSEFASKLTGSLFKSENILFGNTNNPFSDTVDTKSFDTEELLKAIPDEKTLQEWIADVSEPEKLHKRLIESGLITLDFSENAKNANRLLYDILKNNKLIKQVYHQISEKPSNVNEIAEAIWKQQHDKYRRIIQWLLIMGSRAKPSPESAPLLGTKIHIFFRGLNGASVCLSPDCSAKNSHQDSRWSNFSLESLRTCPVCESKVFPLAVCWHCGLPVLSLYINDNRWYALAPPVQSDTKKRNLTWWDGTEIDDSGQDTENDDEAKNRYAYVCTCGIYSEIEKKMCDCGKNTLKLRIIECHEQEINKCPRCGGESGAFDGVTRTFITADDAPTAVLTDIAMRNIPKSENAKDKPAWGRRLLAFSDSRQRAAFFAPYLKRTACESAYQQPLLEAILQCVQNNNVASFDEVADKFVQLSKNSPYVVTWDNIGEENETYRISPSRKIGHAIRRQLKSNCLISLYRHFCNSMRQRNKLMGLALCSVFVEILEDEKENLRKKLSELCQQNDDYLSAIQLLLNIFMARKAVRFIDSVQSHHISRVISDATFHRSQSQSSISRWNPYHAQTKFAKRMAINRSRQLKLLCKWTGMDADADSDRLSEILDIIWDALFDENDPSDSVLIDAGYGKRKLNGERILLEIPKSWLRCQNCGHIVPQAMSFKNLCPSPDCPGKLEIISPSALETSFQNNHQRQRYKTEPLPLEVKEHTAQLQLRSSRQYQEDFKKGMVNVLSCSTTFEMGVDVGALKVTMLRNIPPSPANYIQRAGRVGRRNDGVSYVVTFARKLPHDQYHFGNPLEIISGKVDIPYLNLENDILAQRHVNSFLLGQYLKDDSNQDIGDKVLIKDFFLSPDSGNSSASKFPVWMEKNKDKIINALSRIIPGESRLAPETAYNNSLTALYAENDKSVFQRHIQLTIEDYEQQIEELKGEAEKAGDNNKYKSFIYNCIGNIENYKKRFTEQRLIDFLSKVSWLPGYAFPQDVVELRVLQPQWQDKMSLTRDRDIGISEYAPGAEIIADGKIFKSKGVVGRRGSLEGTQFEPKKYVSCGECRILKQFPIISKSIPKKCDCGRNYPRQRIYIIPEGFSTSVKDPVLDPKFRRILPPPNTEVFLVEGAGHDEFTVHPDINTVKYALKREGRLFRANMGYKRKQFRICMKCGSLIESGNGKAHDTPWGNRCSAGSLQIKPVDLANEFRTDVLELRFTNSPAVSERIFWISFLSAFLNGVTRKLNIASNDLDGLYARIPETESDAELIIYDRIPGGAGYLKRIIENLKVCLEATLDVVKNCKDPACNDLESSCYACLRSYRNQFNWDDLRRKPVIDWLSSIIS